A region from the Patagioenas fasciata isolate bPatFas1 chromosome 27, bPatFas1.hap1, whole genome shotgun sequence genome encodes:
- the LOC136113433 gene encoding killer cell lectin-like receptor subfamily B member 1B allele A, whose translation MGPVGARGTAADPPASPAMAEGIVYADLNIGSGRSSRKAHWLPQPGTSSCPRWHRAALCAGWTGNLVLGVALVAMGCLFLHQQPQNPESCKNGSGNAGDGNSNLEKIRSELRKELCSPNLQEAGGCKICPGGWMAHGTKCFWAADRMRSWSESQGDCASQGAELLMPGDEDELDFLIEIIGKPSSYFWIGLSRPSAGKDWTWLNGSLVDWSRPRFWMSRSSEGSCGVLKGNSIISQSCSLGSHWICQKEATQL comes from the exons ATGGGCCCCGTTGGAGCCAGAGGCACCGCTGCTGATCCTCCCGCCTCTCCCGCTATGGCCGAGGGAATTGTCTATGCTGACCTGAACATCGGGTCTGGAAGGAGCAGCAGGAAAGCGCATTGGCTTCCTCAACCTGGCA CATCGAGCTGTCCCCGGTGGCACCGAGCGGCTCTCTGCGCCGGCTGGACTGGGAACCTCGTCCTCGGGGTGGCCCTGGTGGCGATGGGATGCTTGT TTCTGCACCAGCAGCCGCAGAACCCAGAAAGCTGCAAAAACGGGAGCGGGAACGCAGGAGATGGCAACAGCAACCTGGAGAAGATCCGCTCAGAGCTGCGGAAAGAGCTTTGCTCACCAAATCTGCAAG AGGctggggggtgcaagatctgcCCAGGGGGCTGGATGGCGCATGGGACCAAGTGCTTTTGGGCTGCTGACAGGATGCGCTCATGGAGTGAGAGCCAGGGGGACTGTGCGAGTCAGGGGGCCGAGCTGCTGATGCCGGGGGACGAGGACGAGCTG GATTTCCTAATTGAGATCATTGGGAAACCCAGCAGCTACTTCTGGATCGGCCTCTCCCGCCCCTCTGCTGGGAAGGACTGGACTTGGCTGAACGGCTCCCTCGTGGACTGGAGCCG ccccaggttctGGATGAGCCGTTCGTCTGAAGGAAGCTGTGGGGTGCTGAAGGGGAACAGCATCATCTCTCAAAGCTGCAGCTTGGGATCTCACTGGATCTGCCAGAAAGAAGCCACCCAgctctga